A region of Ochotona princeps isolate mOchPri1 chromosome 9, mOchPri1.hap1, whole genome shotgun sequence DNA encodes the following proteins:
- the INTS8 gene encoding integrator complex subunit 8 yields MSAEAADREAATSSRPCTPPQTCWFEFLLEESLLEKHLRKPCPDPAPVQLIVQFLEQASKPSVNEQNQVQPPPDNKRNRILKLLALKVAAHLKWDLDILEKSLSVPVLNMLLNELLCISKVPPGTKHVDMDLSTLPPTTAMAILLYNRWAIRTIVQSSFPVKQAKPGPPQLSVMNQMQQEKELTENILKVLKEQATDSILVLEAALKLNKDLYVHTMRTLDLLAMEPGMVNGETESSTAGMKIKTEEMQCQVCYDLGAAYFQQGSTNAAAYENAKEKFFRTKELIAEIGSLSLHCAIDEKRLAGYCQACDVLVPSSDSTSQQLTPYSQVHICLRSGNYQEVIQIFIEDNLAFSLPVQFRQSVLRELFQKAQQGNEALDEICFKICACNTVRDILEGRTVSVQFNQLFLRPNKEKIDFLLEVCSRSVNLEKASDSLKGNMAAFLKNVCLGLEDLQYVFMISSHELFITLLKDEERKLLVDQMRKRSPRVNLCIKPVTSFYDIPASASVNIGQLEHQLILSVDPWRIRQILIELHGMTSERQFWTVSNKWEVPSVYSGVILGIKDSLTRDLVYILMAKGLHCSAVKDFSHAKQLFAACLELVTEFSPKLRQVMLNEMLLLDIHTHEAGTGQSGERPPSDLISRVRGYLEMRLPDIPLRQVIAEECVAFMLNWRENEYLTLQVPAFLLQSNPYVKLGQLLAATCKELPGPKESRRTAKDLWEVVVQICSVSNQHKRGNDGRVSLIKQRESTLGIMYRSELLSFIKKLREPLVLTIILSLFVKLHNVREDIVNDITAEHISIWPSSIPNLQSVDFEAVAITVKELVRYTLSINPNNHSWLIIQADIYFATNQYSAALHYYLQAGAVCSDFFNKAVPPDVYTDQVIKRMIKCCSLLNCHTQVAILCQFLREIDYKTAFKSLQEQNSHDAMDSYYDYIWDVTILEYLTYLHHKRGETDKRQIAIKAIGQTELNASNPEEVLQLAAQRRKKKFLQAMAKLYF; encoded by the exons ATCCAGCACCAGTCCAACTTATAGTTCAGTTTCTGGAACAGGCTTCCAAACCTTCAGTTAATGAACAAAACCAAGTTCAACCTCCACCTGATAACAAGAGGAACCGCATTTTGAAACTACTTGCTCTTAAAGTTGCTGCTCATTTGAAGTGGGACTTGGACATTTTAGAAAAAAG TTTGTCTGTTCCAGTATtgaatatgctactgaatgagctGCTCTGCATCAGCAAGGTTCCTCCTGGGACAAAGCATGTGGACATGGATCTGTCCACTTTGCCTCCAACCACTGCCATGGCCATACTTCTCTACAATAGATG GGCAATTAGGACAATTGTGCAAAGTAGTTTTCCTGTCAAACAAGCAAAACCTGGACCCCCTCAACTGAGCGT tatGAATCAAATGCAACAAGAGAAAGaactaacagaaaatattttgaaagtg CTGAAAGAGCAAGCTACGGATTCCATCTTGGTACTAGAGGCAGCCCTAAAGTTGAACAAGGATCTTTATGTTCACACGATGAGAACTCTGGATTTATTGGCCATGGAACCAGGAATGGTAAATGGTGAAACTGAAAGTTCCACTGCTGGAATGAAGATCAAAACCGAGGAAATGCAGTGCCAG GTGTGTTATGATTTGGGTGCAGCATACTTCCAGCAAGGCTCCACAAATGCAGCTGCCTATGAAAATGCCAAAGAAAAGTTTTTCAGGACGAAAGAACTAATTGCAGAG ATAGGTTCATTGTCTCTTCATTGTGCCATAGATGAGAAGCGGTTAGCTGGCTATTGTCAAGCATGTGATGTTCTTGTACCTTCTTCTGATAGTACATCTCAACAGTTGACTCCTTATAGTCAAGTTCATATTTGTTTGAGATCTGGCAACTATCAG gAGGTAATCCAGATTTTCATTGAAGATAACTTAGCCTTCAGTTTACCTGTCCAGTTCCGGCAGTCAGTCCTAAGAGAACTCTTTCAGAAAGCTCAACAAGG AAATGAAGCTCTAGATGAgatctgttttaaaatatgtgccTGCAACACAGTCCGTGATATATTGGAAGGTCGAACAGTTAGTGTTCAATTTAACCAGCTGTTTCTTAGACCTAATAAAGAGAAAATAGACTTTCTTCTGGAG GTATGTTCAAGATCAGTAAATTTAGAAAAAGCTTCAGATTCATTGAAAGGAAACATGGCTGCATTTCTGAA GAATGTGTGTCTGGGGTTGGAAGATCTGCAGTATGTTTTCATGATTTCTTCACATGAGCTTTTCATTACGTTGTTGAAAGATGAAGAACGAAAGCTACTTGTTGATCAGATGAGGAAGAGATCCCCTAGAGTAAATCTGTGCATTAAACCTGTAACTTCATTTTATGATATCCCAG CATCAGCAAGTGTCAACATTGGCCAGTTGGAGCATCAGCTTATATTGTCAGTGGATCCCTGGAGGATACGGCAGATTTTAATTGAATTGCATGGTATGACTTCAGAGCGTCAATTCTGGACTGTGTCCAATAAG tgggAAGTACCTTCTGTCTACAGTGGTGTTATCCTAGGAATTAAAGACAGTTTAACCCGAGATTTGGTATACATTCTCATGGCTAAAGGTTTGCACTGTAGTGCTGTTAAG GACTTCTCCCATGCGAAGCAGCTATTTGCTGCTTGTTTGGAATTGGTAACTGAGTTCTCACCAAAACTCCGTCAGGTCATGTTGAATGAAATGTTGCTTTTGGACATTCACACGCATGAAGCTGGGACAGGGCAATCGGGCGAGAGACCTCCTTCTGACCTTATTAGTAGAGTGCGAGGATATTTGGAAATGAGGCTTCCTG ATATTCCTCTTCGTCAAGTTATAGCTGAAGAATGTGTTGCTTTTATGTTAAACTGGAGGGAAAATGAGTATCTCACGTTGCAAGTTCCTGCATTTCTACTTCAGAGTAATCCTTATGTAAAG CTTGGACAGCTTTTAGCAGCTACCTGCAAAGAACTTCCAGGCCCTAAAGAAAGTAGACGGACTGCTAAAGATCTTTGGGAAGTTGTTGTTCAAATCTGTAGTGTGTCCAATCAGCACAAACGAGGAAATGATGGCAGAGTTAGTTTAATAAAGCAGAGGGAATCTACATTAGGCATAATGTATCG aaGTGAACTGCTTTCTTTTATCAAAAAATTACGG GAACCACTGGTTTTGACTATTATTTTATCACTGTTTGTGAAACTTCATAACGTTCGG GAGGACATTGTGAATGATATTACAGCTGAACACATTTCTATCTGGCCGTCTTCAATTCCAAA CCTCCAGTCTGTGGACTTTGAAGCTGTGGCAATCACAGTAAAAGAGCTCGTTCGGTATACACTCAGTATAAATCCAAACAATCATTCCTGGTTAATTATTCAGGCAGACATTTATTTTG CAACAAATCAGTATTCGGCAGCTCTTCACTATTATCTCCAGGCAGGAGCTGTCTGTTCGGATTTCTTTAATAAGGCTGTGCCTCCTGATGTGTATACAGATCAG GTAATAAAACGCATGATAAAATGCTGTTCTTTACTGAATTGCCACACACAG GTGGCAATTTTATGTCAGTTCCTCAGAGAAATTGACTACAAAACAGCCTTTAAGTCTCTACAGGAACAAAACAG TCATGATGCTATGGACTCCTACTATGACTACATATGGGACGTGACCATTTTGGAATACTTGACGT ATCTTCATCataaaagaggagaaacagataaaaGACAGATTGCG